Below is a genomic region from Leptolyngbyaceae cyanobacterium.
CGAGTCAGCAACAGTTGAATGCTGAAATTGAAAGGCTTTCTTTTTTGTTTGGGTTGACCGAATTATTGCAAACTTCTACTAATTTAAAAGATATTTCTGAGTTTGCTTTGGCTTATTTGGTGCAATCGACTAACTGTACGTTTGGGGATGTAAAAGAGATTGTTGGTATAGATGAAAATTGTCAAGCTTGCCCTTTGACTAATTATATTGCTACGGAACTGGTGACTACTTATGGAAAAAGTGCGATCGCGTCAGGGTCAGCAAGTTCGGAAAGCGGTATCGTGAAAGGGGAAGGGCTGTTGTGGAAAGTGGTAGAAACTGGTAAACCAGTTTTTATTAAATACAATGCTAGCGAGCTTGATGATTTGCCAGAGTTTCGTCACCCGGCGGTTGGTGGTATGGGGATTTTTCCTATTACGGCTACCAGCGGGACGGTAATGGGTTTGCTAACTTTGGAGTGCCACCATTTGGAGCAAATCCAACATTCAGTGCAACAAGAATTACTATTAGCTGCTTGTCGGATTTTGGGAGTGCGGATAGAAAGGGCAAAAGATCGAGAACGGTTACAAAAAGTCAATGCTGCTCTGGAGTTAAAGTCACGAGAGTTGCAACACAAAGCTGAGGAATTAGAGGAAACTTTACAGGAGTTGCAACAAACTCAAACTCAACTAGTTCATAGTGAAAAAATGTCTAGTTTGGGCCAGTTGGTGGCGGGAATTGCTCATGAAATTAATAATCCGGTGAATTTCATTCACGGAAATATATCTCATGCGGCTAGAGATTTCCAAGATATGTTACATTTGCTGCATCTTTATCAAAGGCATTATCCAGATCCGGTGCCGGAAATTCGATCGGCAATTGAGGAAGTAGATCTGGATTTTGTAAGTGTTGATTTGCCGAAACTTATTTCTTCTATTAAAATAGGGGCCGATCGCATTCGGGATATTGTTTACTCTTTACGGAATTTTTCTCGTTTGGATGAGGCGGAAAGGAAACCGGTCGATATCCATGAAGGGATTGATAATACTTTGTTGATTTTAAACCATCGACTGAGGACGCAACCGAATCGTCCGGAAATTCGATTGATTAAAGAGTATGGCAATTTGCCGTTCGTTGAGTGCTATGCCGGACAACTCAATCAAGTTTTTATGAACTTGATCGCTAATGCCATTGATGCTTTGGAAGAGGAACATCAGAGGGAAAAATCTACTACGAAGAATGAAGATTACCCAACTATTCGTATCCGCACGGAATTAGTAGATAATTGCCATGTTTCGGTGCGAATTAGGGATAATGGCTCTGGTATACCAGAATCGGTGCTGCCGCGAATTTTCGATCCTTTTTTTACTACTAAACCTGTGGGTAAGGGGACTGGTTTAGGTTTGTCGATTTCCCACCGAATTATCATCGAACAACACAAGGGTAAATTGAACTGTATTTCTGCGCCGGGAGAGGGTACGGAGTTTGCGAT
It encodes:
- a CDS encoding ATP-binding protein; the protein is MTAQHLSLYDPSTNPLLERGKAKGSSTRKDELWPNESYTRHLLANIPGLIYQFLLRKDGSLSFLFLSPTFQEFFEVDSPEMEMDTDTLIAMIHPEDRQDFYDSIATAAGMLQSWRWVGRFILPSGLTKWIQWDAQPSLQKNGNIFWNGLLVDVTSQQQLNAEIERLSFLFGLTELLQTSTNLKDISEFALAYLVQSTNCTFGDVKEIVGIDENCQACPLTNYIATELVTTYGKSAIASGSASSESGIVKGEGLLWKVVETGKPVFIKYNASELDDLPEFRHPAVGGMGIFPITATSGTVMGLLTLECHHLEQIQHSVQQELLLAACRILGVRIERAKDRERLQKVNAALELKSRELQHKAEELEETLQELQQTQTQLVHSEKMSSLGQLVAGIAHEINNPVNFIHGNISHAARDFQDMLHLLHLYQRHYPDPVPEIRSAIEEVDLDFVSVDLPKLISSIKIGADRIRDIVYSLRNFSRLDEAERKPVDIHEGIDNTLLILNHRLRTQPNRPEIRLIKEYGNLPFVECYAGQLNQVFMNLIANAIDALEEEHQREKSTTKNEDYPTIRIRTELVDNCHVSVRIRDNGSGIPESVLPRIFDPFFTTKPVGKGTGLGLSISHRIIIEQHKGKLNCISAPGEGTEFAIVLPHTLRERDSVATADVIAKRER